The Mucilaginibacter defluvii genome contains the following window.
GGAAAGGCTTTGATATACGTGCATTTTTTCAGGGGGTGGCTAAACGCGATTACTATCCGCTTGATTACCTGTACTGGGGTTTTTACCAGCAGCCATATGCCGGTGGATATAGTCACTTGCTTGATTTTTACAGGCCTAATAATGATAGTGATGTTGATAGGGGCAAACACTCGCAAGCCTATTTGAACGCAGGCCTGGCCAACCAAAACCTTGATGCCCGTTACCCTATACTGCAATCGTGGCTGGCTGACGTTAACCTGGGTACTACGACAGGTAACGCCAAAGGTTTGGCTATACCGCAAACCGGTTACATGCTGAATGCGGCATACATTCGCTTTAAAAACCTGACTTTAGGGTATACCTTGCCGGCAACCCTGACCAAAAAATGGGGCATGTCGAACGTAAGATTTTATGTGAGCGGTGAGAACATCTACGAGTGGTCGGCACTCAAAAAGTTCTATGACCCGGAAGCAGTCAACGTTAATGCGGCTATCAATCCGGCATCAAACACCAACCGTAGCGGTAATGGTTATGCTTACCCATGGCAGCGCAGATACTCTATTGGTTTGAATGTAAACTTTTAATAAAGCAACAATGAAATTCATCAACAAATATATCGCCGGCTTCGCGTTGGCAACACTTAGCCTAAGCGCCTGTAAAAAGGACTTTTTAGACAGGCAACCCCAAACAGATATTGGTACAGGCAACTTTTTTAACAGCGAGCAGGATTTAAAACTGTATTTAAACAACCTTTACAATTTTCCTGGTTTTGGTATTTATAATAACGATCGCTCTACCGATAATGCACCGACAACCGGTGCGGTTGAAATTAAAACCATGATGGTTGGTAACCCGAGCGCCTCAACCATTGTTTCGGGCTGGAACTGGGAGCAGTTACGCAGTGCCAACTTTTTCCTGGAGAATTTTAAAAAGGCACCGCTATCGCAGGATAAGCTGAATCATTATGAGGGTATAGCCCGTTTTTTCAGAGCTCAGTTTTATATTGATAAGGTAAAACGTTATTCGGACGTGCCTTGGTACGATAGGACGATGAACGTTAACGATACTGAGCTGCTGCAGAAACCCCGTGACCCTCGCGCATTCGTCGTAGATAAAATTATGGAAGATCTTGCTTTTGCCGCAGAGCACGTAGATGCAAAAGGCGACAAAGGCGGAGTTAACAACTGGGTAGTGAAAGCATATCAGGCAAAGTTTGCTTTATATGAAGGCACGTTTAGAAAATATCATGCTGAACTTAACCTTGCCAATACTGCAAATGTGTATTTACAGTTAGCTCGTGACGTATCTAAGGATATAATGGATAAAGGCGGTTTTCAGTTATACACTACAGGCAATGTTAACCAGGATTATCACAACCTGTTTTTGCAGGATGACTTAAGCAGAAATCCGGAAGTGATATTGGCCAGGTATTTCCAAAACGGTGTACTTAACAGCGGATGGAGCGAAACAGTTTTCGGTAATTATGAGGTATCGCCATCAAAGGATTTATTGCAGGATTACCTGATGAAAGATGGCAGCTATTATACCAATCAATCAGGATATACTACATTCCCGTTTGTAAAGGAATTTGAAAACCGCGATCCGCGTTTAAGCCAGACATATGCATATCCGGGTTTTAACCTGGTTAACGTTCGTACTTACTCGCAAGGCGGTGGCATATACGTGCAGCAACTGGGTAAAAATTTTAGTGGTTATCACCAGATTAAAGGCTTTGTGAACAATACCAGTGCCGAAGTGCAGCAAAACCTTGATATACCCATACTTCGTTATGCTGAAATTTTGCTTACCTACGCCGAGGCTAAGGCTGAATTAGGAGAGCTTACGCAAGCGGATCTGGATATCAGCATTAACCTGCTGCGTAAAAGGGCCGGTATGCCAAACATGCCGGTAAGCCCGGCAATTGATCCGGTGCAAAGCATGCGTTATCCAAACATAAACTCATCACAAAGGGCTGCGGTATTGGAGATCCGCCGCGAACGCCGGGTAGAGATGGCGCTGGAAGGGTACCGCTTTGACGATTTAATGCGTTGGAATGCTGGCAAACTGCTTGAAAAAGAACCGGAAGGTATCTACTTTTCAGGCCTGGGCAAGCATGATCTGACAGGTGATGGAGTGCCGGATATTATACTATTGCCAAATAACGAGTCGATTCCTGCGGTGAAAGAAAAAAACGAGTTAGGTAAGGATTTTATTTACTATCGTACAGGTACCTTTGGGCAGGATGCAGGCGTGTTCCTGAAAAACGGCACATCGGGCACAGTACAAACTATTGCTGATATGGGTACCTTTCAGGAGCCTAAGTATTACTACCGCCCGGTGCCTCAGAACCAGGTGCAGCTTAATCCTAATTTAAAGCAAATATTTGGCTGGTAATTATTAAAATTGATCCGAAGAAAACATGAAAAAGATTATAGCCATTGCGGCACTTATTTGCGTTGCAGGCATGGCCTCGGCACAAAAAAAGAAAGCCATTTTTGTAATTATTGATGGTGTATCAAAAGATGTAATTGAGAAGGTGGAAACACCCAATCTGCATGCTATAGCTAAGGAAGGTGCGCTGCTTAGCGCATACCAGGGCGGCGAGAAGGGGCAGTTTAACCAAACGCCAACCATTTCGGCACCCGGCTATACCAATGTGCTTACCGGCGTGTGGTTTCATAAGCATAACGTGCCTGATAATGACATCAAGGCGCCAAACTATAATTATCCCACCATCTTCAGGTTTTTTGAGGATCAATATTCTTCTAAAAAGACCGCCGTCTTTTCGAGCTGGGAAGATAACCGTACCAAGCTGGTAGGCGAAGGGCTTGCGCAAACTGGCAACATCAAGCTCGATCACCATTTTGATGGTTTGGAGCTTGATACCGTAAAATATCCGCATGATAAGGGCCGCAAATTTATGGCCGATATTGACCAGGCTGTTGTTGACGATGCCGTTAAAACTATTAACCAGGATGCGCCCGACCTGTCATGGGTTTACCTGGAATATACGGACGATATGGGCCACATGTATGGCGACAGCGAGCAGTTTTATGATGCTGTACGCGCTGCCGACCGTCGTGTAGGCCAGCTGTGGGAAGCCATAAAGCAGCGTAAAGCCAAATATAAAGAGGACTGGCTGATTGTGATAACAACCGACCATGGCCGAGACCCTAAAACCGGGCGCGGGCATGGCGGGCAGACCGACCGTGAACGCGCCTCATGGATAGCGACAAACGCGCAGCCGCTTAACGGTTATGCTAAACAAGCACAGCAGGTTGCTGTGGTTGATATTTTACCGACTATAGCCCGTTTTGTAAACATCAAACTATCGGCCGGTCAGCAGCGTGAGTTGGACGGTGTGCCGCTCATCGGCAAAGTGTCATTATCGCAGCCGCAGGCCGTTAAGGTCGACGGTAAAATCAACCTTACCTGGACTGCTCAAAACATCGAGGGCAAAGTAAAAGTATGGCTGGCCACCACCAATAATTTTAAGCAAACGGGCAAAGCCGATGCTTATAAATTAGTAGGTGAGGTGCCTGTACAAACCGGTAAATTTGATATCGACCTGAGCAAAGAGGCTACATCAGATATTTACAAAATTGTGCTCGAAGGTAAGTACAATACAGTTAACCGCTGGATAGTTAATAAATAACAACACATGCACCAGGTCACCGCTCACCTGATATTTGATGTTTTGGGTTGGCTTGGTGCATTGTTTTTTTTGATTGCCTACTTTTTACTGATCACTAAAAAGTGGCAGGCAACATCGCTTGTTTTTCACTGCGCCAACATAGCAGGCGGACTGTTATTAGGGGCAAGCGCCATTTTTGATCATTCATACCCTTCAGCTTTTATTAATCTGGCCTGGGCCGGAATAGCCGTTTACGGGCTGTTTAATGATAATCTTCGCAAAAGCTGAATAAGTTAAATTGTTATGAAAAGAAGGAGTTTTTTAAAAACCTCGGCTACGCTGGGTAGCACGGCTGTATTGCCTGTAAACGCTATTACCACCGATAACAAAAAGCCGGTACTTACCATTGCGCATATTACCGATGTACATATCCGCGATCAGGATAACGCCCCGGAAAGGGCAGCAAATTATTTCACTGAGATACTCAGAAATAATAAGTTTGACTTTATTTTAAATGGAGGAGATTCCATTTTTGATGCATCGTATGATAACGTTACAAGGGAGATGGTAACTAATCAATGGGCGTTGTGGGATCAGTTTATCGGCCTTACTTCACTCAAGGTTCATAGTTGCATCGGCAATCATGATGCCTGGTGGAAAGCCCCATCTAAACAGGACGAAATGTATGGCATACCCTATGTAGTTAAGCGCTTAAAAATACCTAACCGTTATTATAGCTTTGATCAAAAAGGATGGCATTTCGTTATATTAGATGGTAATAATGCGGGAATAACGCTTGACCCGGAACAGATGAAATGGTTGGTTGATGATCTAAGCAGATTACCGGCCAATACCCCGGTACTCATCATGTCTCACTATCCGATACTTTCCTCCACCTGTGCCTGGAGCGGCGGACAGCATGGTGATTACAAAGAATTGAAAGCGCTGTTTTTTAAACATAAAGATAAAATAAAGATATGCCTTAGCGGGCACCAGCATTTGCAGGATGCTGTTGAATATAACGGCGTATCCTATTTTTGCAATGGCTCATTAAGTGGCTTTTGGTGGGGCGATGGCGATAAGGAATCAGCGGGCAAATATTACTATCAGGAAACGCCCCCCGGTTATGCAATACTGAAATTATATGCTGATGGTTCTGTGAGGAATCAATATTCGTCAGTATCAATTTGAAATAGAGGCCCGGAAAGGATTTTGGATGTTTGAAGTAAACGTGGGTGAAATTTATTTGATCTTGAAATAAAATGATTGCATCGATTTGATATTAATTTTTATTGATGATATGTAGTAATACAGGCTCTATAATTCTCGTCGGGGCTACGTTGAAATGCCGGATGTCTGTTAGATGTTCGGCATTTTAGGGTAAATCGGCCATGTTTTCAGCAGTTTAAAGCAATTCGTTTACATGCTTATAAAGTATAAAACGCGAAAGTGTTTTATTTAAAAACTACCTAATTTTAGGTTATAATTTGAAATATTTAATAGCCATACTTTACAAATACTATAATGACGGAAGTACGCGGACAATAGCTTACGGGATGGCACTAATGGTTACTGTTACGCTGTTAACTTTTAATATTGGGAGTTTGTTAATCATAATTTATGGTGAGATTAACTTTTTGAAGTTACTCCCAAAGCAGGAAGGGAAAGTTTTTATGATCTTTTTATCCTATTTCATATTATCAAATATATTGCTTAGTCTGCGTTATCCGAAAAAAACTATTATCAGTTACGTCACTAACCATGGTGTATACAGCCCGCAATGGTTAGTTATATTATATATAACTTTAACCATTCTATTGTTTACAATCATGTGTGCAGCCAGATAGATTACCTTAAATCGAAACTTTTACCTCCTTCGGCTTAATCTGATATGAACTGAGTAAAGAAGCATACCGGATATTTAAAAATAGCGCTTGAAGGCAAGTATAACACAGTTAACAGCTGGATAGTTAATAATAAGCTTAGCATCGTGCTTTGTGTACGTTTTAACCCTTGATTACAATTCGCCGGATTTAACACTTGCAATTAAATTAAAAATTTAGTTAGCTTTATGCCCTCTATTTTAAATAACCAATTAGCAAAGCCGTTTTGCACGTTATTAAACTATGCATCAAGCAACGCAACATCAATTATGGCCCGATGGTAAGCTGTTAGAGTTGATCAAACTCGATGACAGGGGTGCGTTTGAAATGTTGTATAACCGCTACTCGGCAAAGGTCTTCCATGTAGCCTATAACCTGTTTCGCGACAAATATGTATGTGAAGATCTGGTGCAGGAGCTATTTACTGATTTGTGGTTTAAGCGCCACGCTTTACAAATAAACAGCTTGCCCGGTTACCTCAAGGTAGCAATAAAAAACCGGGTTCTGGTGTACATCCGCACACAAAAAGCCACTATTGATATTGATACTATTGACCGTATAATGGAGCAATACAGTGCCGATAGCAAATTGGTGCAAAATGATATAACGCGCCTGCTTAACGAAGGTATTGCTGCGCTGCCTGAAAAATGCCGGCAGGTATTTTTGCTGAGCCGAAAAGAGTATCTGACCAATAAAGAAATAGCCGAACGGCTGAATATCTCTGTAAAAACGGTTGAAAACCAAATGACTATTGCACTACGCTACCTGCGTACCGGCCTTACCGATTACCTGCCGCTGGCTGTATTGGTGGTATTGTTGCAGGAAAAATTATAACCATTTTTATCAAGCTCCGGTTTGTTTAAGCCGAGGTAATGATCGCCACCAGGCAAGCAACTTAATTTTTAAATTATTGGTTATTGATGGTTGATTTGCCGCTATGTTATTTGTTTCATTTCTGTCCTTTTCCATATCGTACAACTGAACGTCGGTACCGTCGCTGTTCAAGATCAGCTTCCATTTTCCGGAACGCATGGCAATGTTCGGACTTTTATCATACGCGTCAGGATATCTGAATGCGGTATTATTACGTCCGTATTCCCAGTAAATAGCCTTATTCCGTACAGAAGGCTTACCCAACAATGCGCGGCTCCTGTCAACCCCATCACCCGGATATTCTTTAGGTAAAGCAACATTACCTATTTTGGCCAATGAGGGCAGCATATCAATACCGTTTATCACCGATAATGAATCAACCGTTCCGCCCTGTATATGGCCCGGCCAGCTAATAATAAAAGGCATACGCGTTCCGCCCTCATATAACGAGAGTTTTGAACCCCTTAATCCACCGGCCCTGCTCCCTCTGAAGCTTGGCAAAGGCCCATTATCACTGGTAAATATAATAATGGTGTTTTTGTCGATGCCCAGTTTTTTAAGTCCATCCATCAGCCGCCCTATCTGCAAATCATATTCTTTAAGCACAAGTTTGAACGCGGCTTCTTCTTCAGCGTTCATTGGGTATTTTCCGGTATATTCAGGCTCACGACGGGGCACCCAAGGGGTGTGCACATCATCGGGCCATAAATTTACAAAGCAGGGTTTGCCTTTGTGCCGGCTTAAAAAACCGAGCGTTTTATCAACAAAATATCGGGTACGATCCCACCGCTTTACACTATCCTTGTCAGACCATATCCAGTTTGTTGCCGTAATCAATGGATCAGGCGCGGGGCTTTCGTAGGTGCTGGCGTATTCGTCATAACCATATTGTTCAAAACCCGGAGCAT
Protein-coding sequences here:
- a CDS encoding metallophosphoesterase family protein gives rise to the protein MKRRSFLKTSATLGSTAVLPVNAITTDNKKPVLTIAHITDVHIRDQDNAPERAANYFTEILRNNKFDFILNGGDSIFDASYDNVTREMVTNQWALWDQFIGLTSLKVHSCIGNHDAWWKAPSKQDEMYGIPYVVKRLKIPNRYYSFDQKGWHFVILDGNNAGITLDPEQMKWLVDDLSRLPANTPVLIMSHYPILSSTCAWSGGQHGDYKELKALFFKHKDKIKICLSGHQHLQDAVEYNGVSYFCNGSLSGFWWGDGDKESAGKYYYQETPPGYAILKLYADGSVRNQYSSVSI
- a CDS encoding sulfatase-like hydrolase/transferase; the encoded protein is MKLYPNALKPFLLLRTLSGVFFTTITIIAVLSWRDTDKYENKIQDRPSIIFILTDDMGYADIRCFGGRFTPTPNIDRLAKNGRLFTRYYSAAPICSPSRAGIITGMYPGRWNFSTYLDNKKHNRDAEQADFLDPSAPSIVRFFKQAGYATGHFGKWHLGGGRDVKNAPGFEQYGYDEYASTYESPAPDPLITATNWIWSDKDSVKRWDRTRYFVDKTLGFLSRHKGKPCFVNLWPDDVHTPWVPRREPEYTGKYPMNAEEEAAFKLVLKEYDLQIGRLMDGLKKLGIDKNTIIIFTSDNGPLPSFRGSRAGGLRGSKLSLYEGGTRMPFIISWPGHIQGGTVDSLSVINGIDMLPSLAKIGNVALPKEYPGDGVDRSRALLGKPSVRNKAIYWEYGRNNTAFRYPDAYDKSPNIAMRSGKWKLILNSDGTDVQLYDMEKDRNETNNIAANQPSITNNLKIKLLAWWRSLPRLKQTGA
- a CDS encoding CBU_0592 family membrane protein is translated as MHQVTAHLIFDVLGWLGALFFLIAYFLLITKKWQATSLVFHCANIAGGLLLGASAIFDHSYPSAFINLAWAGIAVYGLFNDNLRKS
- a CDS encoding RagB/SusD family nutrient uptake outer membrane protein — translated: MKFINKYIAGFALATLSLSACKKDFLDRQPQTDIGTGNFFNSEQDLKLYLNNLYNFPGFGIYNNDRSTDNAPTTGAVEIKTMMVGNPSASTIVSGWNWEQLRSANFFLENFKKAPLSQDKLNHYEGIARFFRAQFYIDKVKRYSDVPWYDRTMNVNDTELLQKPRDPRAFVVDKIMEDLAFAAEHVDAKGDKGGVNNWVVKAYQAKFALYEGTFRKYHAELNLANTANVYLQLARDVSKDIMDKGGFQLYTTGNVNQDYHNLFLQDDLSRNPEVILARYFQNGVLNSGWSETVFGNYEVSPSKDLLQDYLMKDGSYYTNQSGYTTFPFVKEFENRDPRLSQTYAYPGFNLVNVRTYSQGGGIYVQQLGKNFSGYHQIKGFVNNTSAEVQQNLDIPILRYAEILLTYAEAKAELGELTQADLDISINLLRKRAGMPNMPVSPAIDPVQSMRYPNINSSQRAAVLEIRRERRVEMALEGYRFDDLMRWNAGKLLEKEPEGIYFSGLGKHDLTGDGVPDIILLPNNESIPAVKEKNELGKDFIYYRTGTFGQDAGVFLKNGTSGTVQTIADMGTFQEPKYYYRPVPQNQVQLNPNLKQIFGW
- a CDS encoding RNA polymerase sigma-70 factor; amino-acid sequence: MHQATQHQLWPDGKLLELIKLDDRGAFEMLYNRYSAKVFHVAYNLFRDKYVCEDLVQELFTDLWFKRHALQINSLPGYLKVAIKNRVLVYIRTQKATIDIDTIDRIMEQYSADSKLVQNDITRLLNEGIAALPEKCRQVFLLSRKEYLTNKEIAERLNISVKTVENQMTIALRYLRTGLTDYLPLAVLVVLLQEKL
- a CDS encoding alkaline phosphatase family protein, translating into MKKIIAIAALICVAGMASAQKKKAIFVIIDGVSKDVIEKVETPNLHAIAKEGALLSAYQGGEKGQFNQTPTISAPGYTNVLTGVWFHKHNVPDNDIKAPNYNYPTIFRFFEDQYSSKKTAVFSSWEDNRTKLVGEGLAQTGNIKLDHHFDGLELDTVKYPHDKGRKFMADIDQAVVDDAVKTINQDAPDLSWVYLEYTDDMGHMYGDSEQFYDAVRAADRRVGQLWEAIKQRKAKYKEDWLIVITTDHGRDPKTGRGHGGQTDRERASWIATNAQPLNGYAKQAQQVAVVDILPTIARFVNIKLSAGQQRELDGVPLIGKVSLSQPQAVKVDGKINLTWTAQNIEGKVKVWLATTNNFKQTGKADAYKLVGEVPVQTGKFDIDLSKEATSDIYKIVLEGKYNTVNRWIVNK